One Streptomyces sp. L2 genomic window carries:
- a CDS encoding chaplin, whose translation MAAVAASGAMAVALPVSSAFAADGALADGSAIGSPGVISGNTIQLPLHVPVNVCGNTVNVAGLLNPAAGNTCANTGSAVSDKAGHHRAAGAHGVTTRNGGSAGHGGATAEGVTEGSPGVLSGNGVQLPVHLPVNVSGNSVNVVGIGNPADGNVSVNTSQPPTRETPAPVKFHHPAPRALHPAESGPMLAHTGADATAPALAGGAALFLTGVALYRRFRPSRNG comes from the coding sequence ATCGCAGCCGTGGCGGCCTCCGGCGCGATGGCTGTGGCGCTGCCGGTGTCCTCCGCGTTCGCGGCCGACGGCGCCTTGGCCGACGGCTCCGCGATCGGCTCGCCCGGGGTGATCTCCGGCAACACGATCCAGCTTCCGTTGCACGTGCCGGTGAACGTGTGCGGCAACACCGTGAACGTGGCGGGGCTGCTCAACCCGGCCGCTGGCAACACCTGCGCGAACACCGGTTCCGCCGTGAGTGACAAGGCCGGTCATCACCGGGCGGCCGGCGCGCACGGCGTGACGACCCGGAACGGCGGATCGGCCGGCCACGGCGGTGCGACCGCCGAGGGCGTCACGGAGGGGTCGCCGGGTGTGCTCTCCGGCAACGGCGTGCAGCTCCCCGTCCACCTCCCGGTGAACGTCAGCGGCAACTCGGTGAACGTGGTCGGCATCGGCAACCCGGCCGACGGCAACGTGTCGGTGAACACCTCGCAGCCGCCCACGCGCGAGACCCCGGCCCCCGTCAAGTTCCACCACCCGGCCCCCCGTGCGCTGCACCCGGCGGAGTCCGGCCCCATGCTGGCGCACACCGGCGCGGACGCGACGGCCCCCGCGCTCGCGGGCGGCGCCGCCCTCTTCCTCACGGGCGTGGCCCTGTACCGCCGCTTCCGCCCCTCCCGGAACGGCTGA
- a CDS encoding GNAT family N-acetyltransferase has translation MNPTETLARYDREMRRGARPDGPGARVERAGAVVRQIADPQGWNGVLWSGLDETTADRAIREQIARFTALGRTDFEWKVYGHDRPADLGRRLTAAGFRAEPEETLLVGEIAEVALDTEPPAGIRLAEATDAAGVDRVVEVHEKAFGTDGTRLRHRLLAGLAADPGTVVAVVALAGDEPVSAARMELVPGTHFAGLWGGGTIEAWRGRGLYRALVTHRARVAAARGYEYLQVDASPMSRPILERLGFHALTTTTPYVHGP, from the coding sequence ATGAACCCCACCGAGACACTCGCGCGCTACGACCGTGAGATGCGCCGGGGCGCCCGGCCCGACGGCCCCGGCGCCCGCGTCGAGCGCGCCGGAGCGGTCGTACGCCAGATCGCCGACCCACAGGGCTGGAACGGGGTCCTCTGGTCCGGCCTGGACGAGACGACCGCGGACCGGGCGATCCGCGAACAGATCGCCCGGTTCACCGCGCTGGGCCGGACGGACTTCGAATGGAAGGTCTACGGCCACGACCGGCCCGCCGACCTCGGCCGGCGCCTCACCGCCGCCGGCTTCCGCGCCGAGCCCGAGGAGACGCTGCTGGTCGGCGAGATCGCGGAGGTGGCCCTGGACACCGAGCCGCCGGCCGGCATCCGTCTGGCCGAGGCCACCGACGCGGCCGGCGTCGACCGGGTCGTCGAGGTGCACGAGAAGGCCTTCGGCACGGACGGCACGCGGCTGCGCCACCGGCTGCTCGCCGGGCTCGCCGCCGACCCCGGCACGGTCGTCGCGGTCGTCGCCCTCGCCGGGGACGAACCCGTCAGCGCCGCCCGCATGGAACTGGTGCCCGGCACCCACTTCGCCGGACTGTGGGGCGGCGGCACCATCGAGGCGTGGCGGGGCCGGGGCCTGTACCGCGCCCTCGTCACCCACCGCGCCCGCGTCGCCGCCGCCCGCGGCTACGAGTACCTCCAGGTCGACGCCTCACCTATGAGCCGCCCCATCCTGGAACGCCTCGGCTTCCACGCGCTGACCACCACCACGCCGTACGTCCACGGCCCCTGA
- a CDS encoding GlsB/YeaQ/YmgE family stress response membrane protein has translation MEISGIISAVVIGIIIGVLGRLVVPGRQHIGILWTIVVGIVAAFIGSAIAAALGVADTKGPDWIEWLIQIALAAVGVAALDRSRGARR, from the coding sequence ATGGAGATATCAGGCATCATCAGTGCCGTCGTCATCGGCATCATCATCGGTGTGCTGGGCCGCCTGGTCGTTCCCGGACGGCAGCACATCGGCATTCTGTGGACGATCGTGGTCGGCATCGTGGCGGCCTTCATCGGCTCGGCGATCGCCGCCGCGCTCGGGGTCGCCGACACCAAGGGGCCCGACTGGATCGAGTGGCTCATCCAGATCGCCCTGGCGGCGGTGGGCGTGGCCGCGCTGGACCGGTCCCGGGGGGCGCGGCGCTGA
- a CDS encoding alpha/beta fold hydrolase — protein sequence MIFKATPARTARPALRKVRTGAALRPLRHRLDPARVEDVPFRASDGVRLGLTRVDGGTPDRPAVLLLHGHTASADMFTLPETRNLVDVLLDDGYEPWLLDWRGSCRLPYNESGGRYTYDDVALYDIPEAVARVRERIGDRPLFVVAHCIGALSLSLSMTAGLVPGLAGVVTQGVFLTPKLAGRTSLRMSVAGELLKTRIDHIPVDFRKVGLWSKYTALFALASRGAGCPDPTCQILHNSAWGSGASLFRHENLAEATHDRLAELLGPAPLWILPHLRRIELARSVVRWHDTDHRYRALPPNALDAAGRIDTPVLLLSGSDNGLWLDSQKLCHDVLARRQPQLDVSYTEIPGYGHLDTFLGRGAALDVFGHILEFLGAHR from the coding sequence ATGATCTTCAAGGCCACCCCCGCCCGGACGGCCCGCCCCGCGCTCCGCAAGGTCCGCACCGGCGCCGCCCTCCGTCCTCTGCGCCACCGCCTCGACCCGGCCCGCGTCGAGGACGTCCCGTTCCGCGCGAGCGACGGCGTCCGGCTCGGCCTGACCCGCGTCGACGGCGGCACGCCGGACCGGCCCGCCGTCCTGCTGCTGCACGGGCACACCGCCTCCGCCGACATGTTCACGCTGCCCGAGACCCGCAACCTCGTCGACGTCCTCCTCGACGACGGCTACGAGCCCTGGCTGCTGGACTGGCGGGGCAGTTGCCGGCTGCCGTACAACGAGTCGGGCGGCCGCTACACCTACGACGACGTCGCCCTGTACGACATCCCCGAGGCCGTCGCCCGCGTCCGGGAGCGCATCGGGGACCGGCCGCTGTTCGTGGTCGCCCACTGCATCGGCGCGCTGTCCCTCTCGCTGAGCATGACGGCCGGGCTGGTGCCGGGTCTCGCCGGTGTCGTCACGCAGGGCGTGTTCCTGACGCCCAAGCTGGCGGGCCGGACCTCGCTCCGGATGTCCGTGGCGGGGGAGCTGCTCAAGACGCGGATCGACCACATCCCGGTCGACTTCCGCAAGGTCGGCCTGTGGTCGAAGTACACCGCGCTGTTCGCGCTCGCCTCGCGCGGGGCGGGCTGCCCGGACCCCACCTGCCAGATCCTGCACAACTCGGCCTGGGGGAGCGGCGCCTCGCTGTTCCGGCACGAGAACCTCGCCGAGGCCACCCACGACCGGCTCGCCGAACTCCTCGGCCCCGCCCCGCTGTGGATCCTGCCCCACCTGCGCCGCATCGAGCTGGCCCGCAGCGTGGTCCGCTGGCACGACACCGACCACCGCTACCGGGCCCTGCCGCCCAACGCGCTCGACGCCGCCGGCCGCATCGACACCCCGGTGCTGCTGCTCTCGGGCAGCGACAACGGGCTGTGGCTGGACTCGCAGAAGCTCTGCCACGACGTGCTGGCCCGCCGGCAGCCCCAACTGGACGTCTCGTACACGGAGATCCCCGGCTACGGCCACTTGGACACCTTCCTGGGCCGGGGCGCCGCCCTCGACGTGTTCGGGCACATCCTCGAATTCCTCGGCGCACACCGGTGA
- a CDS encoding alpha/beta fold hydrolase: MPQLDVDGARLTYDDEGPRDGVGAPLVFVHGWTADRHRWDHQTEHFSTGRRVIRLDLRGHGESGGAGSPTVEALAADVRALLDHLGVDRCVLIGHSMGGMIAQTIALSHPERVERLVLVNSISRMTYSRGRGLLMAVSTLVPFKLFVAANIQRAFAPGHPREEIRACVEASAATPREVVMTCYGAMRAFDVLDRVGEIRVPTLLVHGYHDIQLPVAQMLRMAKAYPDALVRIVDAGHELPLEKPAELTAVLDAFLAPKE; this comes from the coding sequence ATGCCGCAGCTCGACGTCGACGGCGCGAGACTCACCTACGACGACGAAGGGCCCCGCGACGGCGTCGGCGCGCCCCTGGTGTTCGTGCACGGCTGGACCGCCGACCGGCACCGCTGGGACCACCAGACCGAGCACTTCTCCACCGGGCGCCGGGTGATCCGCCTCGACCTGCGCGGGCACGGCGAGAGCGGCGGCGCCGGCTCGCCCACCGTCGAGGCCCTGGCGGCCGACGTACGGGCCCTGCTGGACCACCTCGGCGTGGACCGCTGTGTCCTGATCGGGCACTCCATGGGCGGGATGATCGCCCAGACCATCGCCCTGTCCCACCCCGAGCGGGTCGAGCGCCTGGTGCTGGTCAACTCCATCAGCCGCATGACCTACAGCCGGGGCCGGGGCCTGCTGATGGCGGTCTCCACGCTGGTGCCGTTCAAGCTGTTCGTCGCCGCCAACATCCAGCGCGCCTTCGCCCCCGGCCACCCCCGCGAGGAGATCCGGGCCTGCGTCGAGGCGTCCGCCGCCACCCCGCGCGAGGTCGTCATGACCTGCTACGGGGCGATGCGCGCCTTCGACGTCCTCGACCGCGTCGGCGAGATCCGCGTCCCCACCCTCCTGGTGCACGGCTACCACGACATCCAGCTGCCGGTCGCGCAGATGCTGCGCATGGCGAAGGCCTACCCCGACGCGCTCGTCCGTATCGTCGACGCCGGCCACGAACTGCCCCTGGAGAAGCCTGCCGAGCTGACCGCCGTCCTGGACGCGTTCCTCGCCCCGAAGGAGTGA
- the asnB gene encoding asparagine synthase (glutamine-hydrolyzing), with amino-acid sequence MCGITGWVSFDRDLTTEATTLQAMTETMACRGPDDRGTWAEGPAALGHRRLAIIDLPGGRQPMTARTPEGTVALVYSGETYNYTELRRQLTDRGHRFTTDSDTEVVLRGYLEWGDAVAERLNGMYAFAIWDGRHDKLVMIRDRMGIKPFYCHPTPDGVLFGSEPKAILANPLARPRVGLDGLRELFVLVKTPGHAVWDGMREVEPGTVVTVDRSGLTTRVYWSLETRPHTDDRDTTIAAVRELLDDIVRRQLVADVPRCTLLSGGLDSSAMTALAAGQLGEHGERVRSFAVDFVGQADNFIADELRGTPDTPFVHDVARLARTDHQDIVLDADSLADPAVRAQVIRARDLPAGFGDMDASLLLLFRAIRDQSTVALSGESADEVFGGYLQFFDEEARRVDTFPWLASFGRHFGEDAGILRGDVTKALDLPAYVADGYRTAVAGIQRLDGESDFEYRMRQICHLHLTRFVRALLDRKDRMSMAVGLEVRVPFCDHRLVEYVYNTPWSLKSFDGREKSLLREATADVLPRSVYDRVKSPYPSTQDPRYARALQDQAKDLLSRPSHRVFDLVDREKVQRAADRDTPVSAQADRRGLERTLDLAGWLEQYSPELALS; translated from the coding sequence ATGTGCGGCATCACCGGCTGGGTCTCCTTCGACCGCGACCTGACCACCGAGGCCACGACCCTGCAGGCGATGACCGAGACGATGGCCTGCCGCGGCCCGGACGACCGCGGCACCTGGGCCGAGGGACCCGCCGCCCTCGGCCACCGCCGGCTCGCCATCATCGACCTCCCCGGCGGCCGCCAGCCCATGACGGCGCGGACGCCCGAGGGAACCGTCGCCCTCGTCTACTCCGGCGAGACCTACAACTACACCGAACTGCGCCGTCAACTCACCGACCGCGGACACCGGTTCACCACCGACTCCGACACCGAGGTCGTGCTGCGCGGCTACCTCGAATGGGGCGACGCCGTCGCCGAACGGCTCAACGGCATGTACGCGTTCGCCATCTGGGACGGCCGCCACGACAAGCTCGTGATGATCCGCGACCGCATGGGCATCAAGCCGTTCTACTGCCACCCCACCCCCGACGGCGTCCTGTTCGGCTCCGAACCCAAGGCGATCCTCGCCAACCCGCTGGCCCGCCCGCGCGTTGGCCTCGACGGGCTGCGCGAGCTGTTCGTCCTCGTGAAGACACCCGGCCACGCCGTCTGGGACGGCATGCGCGAGGTCGAACCCGGCACCGTCGTCACCGTCGACCGCTCCGGCCTGACCACCCGGGTCTACTGGAGCCTGGAGACCCGCCCGCACACCGACGACCGCGACACCACCATCGCCGCCGTCCGCGAGCTCCTCGACGACATCGTCCGCCGTCAGCTCGTCGCCGACGTCCCGCGCTGCACCCTGCTCTCCGGCGGCCTCGACTCCTCCGCCATGACCGCGCTCGCCGCCGGACAGCTCGGCGAACACGGCGAGCGGGTCCGCAGCTTCGCCGTCGACTTCGTCGGCCAGGCCGACAACTTCATCGCCGACGAACTGCGCGGCACCCCCGACACACCCTTCGTGCACGACGTGGCCCGCCTCGCCCGCACCGACCACCAGGACATCGTCCTCGACGCCGACTCCCTCGCCGACCCCGCCGTACGCGCGCAGGTGATCCGGGCCCGCGACCTGCCGGCCGGCTTCGGCGACATGGACGCCTCCCTGCTGCTCCTCTTCCGGGCCATCCGCGACCAGTCCACGGTCGCCCTGTCCGGCGAGTCCGCCGACGAGGTCTTCGGCGGCTACCTGCAGTTCTTCGACGAGGAGGCCCGCCGCGTTGACACCTTCCCCTGGCTGGCCAGCTTCGGCCGCCACTTCGGCGAGGACGCCGGCATCCTGCGCGGCGACGTCACCAAGGCCCTGGACCTGCCGGCGTACGTCGCCGACGGGTACCGCACCGCCGTCGCCGGCATCCAGCGCCTCGACGGCGAGAGCGACTTCGAGTACCGCATGCGGCAGATCTGCCACCTGCACCTGACCCGGTTCGTCCGCGCCCTGCTCGACCGCAAGGACCGCATGAGCATGGCCGTCGGCCTGGAGGTCCGCGTCCCCTTCTGCGACCACCGGCTCGTCGAGTACGTCTACAACACGCCCTGGTCCCTGAAGTCCTTCGACGGCCGCGAGAAGAGCCTGCTCCGGGAGGCCACCGCCGACGTCCTGCCACGCTCGGTCTACGACCGCGTCAAGAGCCCCTACCCGTCCACCCAGGACCCGCGCTACGCCCGCGCCCTCCAGGACCAGGCCAAGGACCTGCTCTCCCGGCCCTCCCACCGCGTCTTCGACCTCGTCGACCGGGAGAAGGTCCAGCGGGCCGCCGACCGCGACACCCCCGTCAGCGCCCAGGCGGACCGGCGCGGCCTGGAACGCACCCTCGACCTCGCGGGCTGGCTGGAGCAGTACTCCCCGGAACTGGCCCTGAGCTGA
- a CDS encoding GNAT family N-acetyltransferase, protein MISGWAAEEGWNPGVSDGPAFFAQDPDGFFLGRIDGEPVSAISVVTYGTDYAFLGCYLVRPDLRGHGHGLTTWKTALAHAGNRTVGLDGVVAQQDNYRQSGFELAYRTVRFTGTAAETAVPAGVRPAGPADLAALTAYDSACHPADRPRFLAEWLTGPGHRAVLRHDGDRLTGYGVIRPGHDTLRIGPLLADTADDARALFAALTADAAGREVAIDVPEPNSAGAALAEESGLTASFETARMYTGPVRAHAQERVFGVTTLELG, encoded by the coding sequence GTGATCAGCGGATGGGCGGCGGAGGAGGGGTGGAACCCCGGAGTGTCCGACGGGCCCGCCTTCTTCGCCCAGGACCCCGACGGCTTCTTCCTCGGCCGGATCGACGGGGAGCCGGTCTCGGCGATCTCCGTCGTCACCTACGGCACCGACTACGCCTTCCTCGGCTGCTACCTGGTCCGCCCCGACCTGCGCGGCCACGGCCACGGCCTCACCACCTGGAAGACGGCCCTCGCCCACGCCGGCAACCGCACCGTCGGCCTGGACGGCGTCGTCGCCCAGCAGGACAACTACCGTCAGTCCGGCTTCGAACTCGCCTACCGCACCGTCCGCTTCACCGGCACCGCCGCCGAGACCGCCGTCCCGGCCGGTGTCCGCCCCGCCGGCCCCGCCGACCTGGCCGCCCTCACCGCCTACGACAGCGCCTGCCACCCCGCCGACCGCCCCCGCTTCCTCGCCGAGTGGCTGACCGGGCCCGGCCACCGTGCCGTCCTCCGGCACGACGGCGACCGCCTCACCGGCTACGGCGTGATCCGCCCCGGCCACGACACCCTCCGCATCGGCCCGCTCCTCGCGGACACCGCCGACGACGCCCGCGCCCTGTTCGCCGCCCTCACCGCCGACGCGGCCGGCCGCGAGGTCGCCATCGACGTCCCCGAGCCCAACTCCGCGGGAGCCGCCCTGGCCGAGGAGTCGGGCCTCACCGCCTCGTTCGAGACGGCCCGCATGTACACCGGCCCGGTCCGCGCGCACGCGCAGGAGCGCGTCTTCGGCGTCACCACCCTCGAACTCGGCTGA
- a CDS encoding alpha/beta hydrolase, translating to MLAKLSPRSAVRRCAGSSVVALALLLAAGPPVGAAGHPGPDLSRFYRQKIVWAVCKGPEMPKDLRCGKVTVPLDYTRPGAGTLDLALARYRATGASRGSVVLNFGGPGGPGVSELAAAGKQFMDLTDGYDVVTFDPRGVGRSSPVSCGESEDDESSDTGRPSTDLDHPQALLKQLRKMAAQCVRHSGPVLRHIGTVDAARDLDVIRQALGDKKLNYLGFSYGTRLGAVYAAEFPGKVGRVALDGVDTLTEPLSEQGIAGAEGQQTALDDFLDWCVTDVACPFGQDRRAAGEEVERLVRSLDENPVPGDFGGSFSGQDLVGAIGQALYSKELWPALERALGSLVEDGDTRRIESFSSGAFALPRRKDGGLVAPQNVPADNLPAALMAINCADDPDRPTAARITKDLKDLRAAYEQASPVFGEYRLTQLLMCYGRPKGTDFIRDRVKNVHTPRMLLVGTRGDPATPYRWTVETARRLGSSAVVLDNRSEGHTGYASSKCVHRKIDDFLLYGTLPPSGSSCPADATPWSTVPDTGD from the coding sequence ATGCTGGCCAAGCTGTCCCCACGGTCCGCCGTGCGGCGCTGCGCGGGTTCCTCGGTCGTCGCGCTGGCCCTGCTGCTCGCGGCCGGTCCGCCCGTGGGCGCGGCCGGGCATCCCGGGCCGGACCTGTCCCGGTTCTACCGGCAGAAGATCGTATGGGCTGTCTGCAAGGGCCCGGAGATGCCCAAGGACCTGCGGTGCGGGAAGGTGACGGTCCCCCTGGACTACACCCGGCCCGGCGCGGGCACGCTCGACCTGGCGCTGGCCCGGTACCGGGCCACGGGGGCGTCGCGGGGTTCGGTGGTGCTGAACTTCGGCGGTCCGGGCGGTCCCGGCGTCAGTGAACTCGCCGCCGCGGGCAAGCAGTTCATGGACCTGACCGACGGCTACGACGTGGTCACCTTCGATCCGCGCGGTGTCGGCCGCTCCTCCCCCGTCAGCTGCGGCGAGAGCGAGGACGACGAGTCCTCCGACACCGGCCGGCCGAGCACCGACCTCGATCACCCGCAGGCCCTGCTGAAGCAGCTGCGGAAGATGGCCGCGCAGTGCGTGCGGCACTCCGGCCCGGTGCTGCGGCACATCGGCACCGTGGACGCCGCCCGGGACCTGGACGTCATCCGCCAGGCCCTCGGCGACAAGAAGCTGAACTACCTCGGGTTCTCGTACGGCACCCGGCTCGGCGCGGTGTACGCGGCCGAGTTCCCGGGCAAGGTCGGCAGGGTGGCGCTGGACGGCGTGGACACGCTGACCGAGCCGCTGTCCGAGCAGGGCATCGCGGGTGCCGAGGGACAGCAGACGGCGCTGGACGACTTCCTCGACTGGTGCGTGACGGACGTCGCCTGCCCGTTCGGCCAGGACCGGCGCGCGGCCGGCGAGGAGGTCGAACGGCTCGTCCGCTCCCTCGACGAGAACCCGGTGCCCGGGGACTTCGGGGGTTCGTTCTCCGGTCAGGACCTGGTGGGCGCGATCGGGCAGGCCCTGTACAGCAAGGAGCTGTGGCCGGCGCTGGAGCGGGCGCTCGGCTCGCTGGTCGAGGACGGCGACACCCGCCGTATCGAGAGCTTCTCCTCCGGTGCCTTCGCGCTGCCGCGCCGCAAGGACGGCGGCCTGGTGGCCCCGCAAAACGTGCCCGCGGACAATCTGCCGGCCGCGCTGATGGCGATCAACTGCGCGGACGATCCGGACCGGCCGACGGCGGCCCGGATCACCAAGGACCTCAAGGACTTGCGCGCCGCCTACGAGCAGGCGTCGCCGGTGTTCGGCGAGTACCGGCTGACCCAGTTGCTGATGTGCTACGGCCGGCCCAAGGGCACGGACTTCATCCGCGACCGGGTGAAGAACGTCCACACGCCGCGCATGCTGCTCGTCGGCACCCGCGGGGACCCGGCGACGCCGTACCGCTGGACCGTGGAGACGGCCCGGCGGCTCGGCTCGTCCGCGGTGGTCCTGGACAACCGCAGCGAGGGACACACCGGTTACGCCTCGTCGAAGTGCGTGCACCGCAAGATCGACGACTTCCTGCTGTACGGCACTCTGCCGCCGTCGGGCAGCTCCTGCCCGGCCGACGCGACGCCCTGGAGCACCGTGCCGGACACCGGCGACTGA
- a CDS encoding thioester reductase domain-containing protein translates to MRDVNEDPAHAAQRSIAESIERGGGPGITDLLAKVRTASAPEPPAPPAAPARGETPARAETPARAETPARAETPARAERTAVAGSPGARVPVAAPDADGLVAVIVAAAGRHLPSGRIAADADFFDAGGTSVDAVELVAELEAELGIEVDLDEVFADARPMSLARRWLPLLGGPIPVAAPRPAAVTEGTVAVPGPAATAGPSASASAPGTAGTAGPAAGVASGSFPATASATSSPAEVRHAPHTRARQEDLDRVLADLALADRLPFTDVPEPLPPRRVLLTGATGFLGSHMLLDLLRHSDAHVYCLVRADDEAAATTRLGEQLRSYRLPWSGEVRRRITVLPGDIRRPRLGLDEERWLTLAHELDSVVGVAAAVDFLRGYHSLRGSNVLGALTLAELAATGRPKPLHHISSIAVFNEVGITAMGEDDPLAHVDRLVSGYDQSKWAAEVALRRARDHGLVVTALRPGGIGGHTRTGAYNPQDLSSGLISAFGRFRTVPAFRSLNAAPVDWVSRVAVAAVLEPDAWGFDYNLTGVPNTLDDVVRDMAFGGMHVRVQDWDEWRTDTLARLEADPVPQLAFLSRVLQSPTALKLCEATLTGPAAGTERTDALVAALGLEPAARYDARAQLKTFEKLADDGLARLPHKDDQPYLWFAETTEGTVGAVGASADVPCSMALTLSIASMYQLVTDRRVDVTGTVTCSAVHPEPLTVERGDVWVRPEEGIPQKHGMRHQLLCYRLALRDADGGRWWLEGRKYARARRDLWRQTRALTVEIGREGEAAGLLGEVVVPAESYVRDQIDGIQVDPRLTAREKRAAKLTWLAWFGLEMGRGLAAPFARAAADLLDLRRTPTLTEHQR, encoded by the coding sequence ATGCGTGACGTGAACGAGGATCCGGCGCACGCCGCTCAGCGCTCGATCGCCGAGTCGATCGAACGGGGCGGCGGCCCCGGCATCACCGACCTCCTGGCCAAGGTACGCACGGCGAGCGCGCCCGAGCCGCCGGCCCCACCGGCCGCACCGGCGCGCGGCGAGACACCGGCCCGTGCCGAGACACCGGCCCGTGCCGAGACACCGGCCCGTGCCGAGACACCGGCCCGTGCCGAGCGGACCGCTGTCGCCGGGTCGCCCGGCGCACGCGTCCCGGTCGCCGCGCCGGACGCCGACGGCCTGGTGGCCGTCATCGTCGCTGCCGCCGGGCGGCATCTGCCCTCCGGGCGGATCGCGGCCGACGCCGACTTCTTCGACGCGGGCGGGACCTCCGTCGACGCCGTGGAACTGGTCGCCGAACTGGAGGCCGAGCTGGGCATCGAGGTCGACCTGGACGAGGTGTTCGCGGACGCGCGCCCGATGAGTCTGGCGCGCCGCTGGCTGCCCCTCCTCGGCGGACCGATACCCGTGGCGGCGCCCCGGCCCGCCGCCGTCACGGAAGGCACCGTTGCCGTACCCGGCCCGGCCGCTACAGCCGGCCCCTCCGCGTCCGCGTCCGCACCGGGCACGGCCGGTACGGCCGGCCCGGCGGCCGGCGTGGCCTCCGGAAGCTTCCCGGCGACCGCTTCGGCGACCTCCAGCCCGGCCGAGGTCAGGCATGCTCCCCACACCCGGGCCCGGCAGGAAGACCTCGACCGCGTCCTCGCCGACCTGGCGCTCGCCGACCGGCTGCCGTTCACCGACGTGCCCGAGCCGCTGCCGCCCCGCCGCGTTCTGCTGACCGGGGCGACCGGGTTCCTCGGCAGCCACATGCTGCTCGACCTGCTGCGGCACAGCGACGCCCACGTGTACTGCCTGGTCCGCGCGGACGACGAGGCGGCGGCGACCACCCGGCTCGGCGAGCAGCTGCGCAGCTACCGGCTGCCCTGGTCCGGCGAGGTGCGTCGCCGGATCACCGTGCTGCCCGGCGACATCCGCCGGCCCCGCCTCGGCCTGGACGAGGAGCGGTGGCTCACCCTCGCGCACGAACTCGACAGCGTCGTCGGCGTGGCGGCGGCCGTGGACTTCCTGCGCGGCTACCACTCGCTGCGCGGCAGCAACGTCCTCGGCGCCCTCACCCTCGCCGAACTCGCCGCGACCGGACGGCCCAAGCCGCTGCACCACATCTCGTCGATCGCCGTCTTCAACGAGGTCGGCATCACGGCGATGGGCGAGGACGACCCCCTCGCCCATGTCGACCGGCTCGTCTCGGGCTACGACCAGTCCAAGTGGGCCGCCGAGGTCGCGCTGCGCCGGGCCCGCGACCACGGGCTCGTCGTCACCGCGCTGCGCCCCGGCGGCATCGGCGGCCACACCCGCACCGGCGCCTACAACCCGCAGGACCTCAGCAGCGGCCTGATCTCGGCGTTCGGCCGCTTCCGCACCGTACCGGCGTTCCGCAGCCTGAACGCCGCCCCGGTGGACTGGGTGAGCCGGGTCGCGGTCGCGGCGGTCCTCGAACCTGACGCGTGGGGCTTCGACTACAACCTCACCGGCGTGCCCAACACCCTCGACGACGTGGTCCGGGACATGGCGTTCGGCGGCATGCACGTACGTGTCCAGGACTGGGACGAGTGGCGTACCGACACCCTCGCCCGGCTGGAAGCCGATCCCGTCCCCCAACTCGCCTTCCTGTCCCGGGTGTTGCAGAGCCCCACCGCGCTCAAGCTGTGCGAGGCCACCCTCACCGGCCCCGCCGCCGGAACCGAACGCACCGACGCCCTGGTCGCGGCCCTCGGCCTCGAACCCGCCGCCCGCTACGACGCCCGCGCCCAGCTGAAGACCTTCGAGAAGCTCGCCGACGACGGGCTGGCCCGGCTGCCGCACAAGGACGACCAGCCCTACCTGTGGTTCGCCGAGACCACCGAGGGAACGGTCGGCGCGGTCGGCGCGAGCGCCGACGTGCCCTGCTCGATGGCGCTGACCCTGTCCATCGCGAGCATGTACCAGCTGGTCACGGACCGCCGGGTCGACGTCACCGGCACGGTGACCTGCTCCGCCGTCCATCCCGAGCCGCTCACCGTGGAGCGCGGCGACGTGTGGGTCCGGCCCGAGGAGGGCATCCCCCAGAAGCACGGCATGCGCCACCAACTCCTGTGCTACCGCCTCGCCTTGCGCGATGCCGACGGCGGCCGGTGGTGGCTGGAGGGCCGCAAGTACGCCCGGGCCCGCCGCGACCTGTGGCGGCAGACCCGCGCGCTCACCGTGGAGATCGGCCGCGAGGGCGAGGCCGCGGGTCTGCTCGGCGAGGTCGTCGTACCCGCCGAATCCTACGTCCGCGACCAGATCGACGGCATCCAGGTGGACCCGCGCCTGACCGCCCGGGAGAAGCGTGCCGCCAAACTGACCTGGCTCGCCTGGTTCGGCCTGGAGATGGGCCGCGGACTCGCCGCCCCGTTCGCCCGGGCCGCCGCGGACCTGCTCGACCTGCGCCGCACCCCGACCCTCACGGAGCACCAGCGATGA